A DNA window from Brassica napus cultivar Da-Ae chromosome C1, Da-Ae, whole genome shotgun sequence contains the following coding sequences:
- the LOC106376679 gene encoding protein NETWORKED 2A-like, whose protein sequence is MLQRAASNAYSWWWASHIRTKQSKWLEHNLQDMEEKVEYTLKIIDEDGDTFARRAEMYYRKRPEIVSFVEEAFRSYRALAERYDHLSRELQSANRTIATAFPEHVQFPLEEDETEDYEGNPRKQPHLHLIPKGSNIPQVPEMPMKEFRSQSMMLSRKGPAGLKRTVSSALAKREAAVLSSGLSKEEGLEEIDNLQKGILALQTEKEFVRSSYEESYERYWDLENEVTEMQKRVCSLQDEFGLGAAIDDSDARTLMASTALSSCKDTLAKLEEKQKQSVEEAEIEKERITTAKERFYALRNKFEKPESDDHDKFIKTEAKVDVVQESSYESEREDSNENLTVVKLAEKIDDLVQKIVSLESNASSHTALVKTLRSETDGLHEHIRGLEEDKASLVSDSTDMKQRIAVLEKELSEVRKLFQKVEHQNKSLQKQFKEANWTADDLSGKLQDVKMDEDVEGAGIFQELPAVSGSEDYLKSISKETERESSVEDRKKHAIVVKDSEDTEGAQEERPETKDSFALSETASTYFGTEGEELVTEDEDEETPNWRQLLPDGMEDREKVLLDDYTSVLRDYRGVKRKLGEVEKKNREGFFELALQLRELKNAVAYKDVEIQSLRQKLGTLEKDSPHEVEENNQMEHDQGQHESVSISPTSNFSVSTTPHHQVGEVKRIPERTNSDEVRVKFADVDDSPRTKIPAVEDKVRADIDAVLEENLEFWLRFSTSVHQIQKFQTTVQDLKSELTKLKIESKQQQESSRSKHAAAPEAKPIYRHLREIRTELQLWLENSAVLKDELQGRFASLANIQEEIGRVTAHSGGSKVSDSEISSYQAAKFHGEILNMKQENKRVSSELQSGLDRVRVLKADVERILSKLEEDIGISSATEARTTPSKSSSSGKARIPLRSFLFGVKLKKQTKQKQASASLFSCVSPFPAPQQESS, encoded by the exons ATGTTGCAGAGAGCAGCGAGCAATGCGTATTCATGGTGGTGGGCCAGCCACATCCGTACAAAGCAATCCAAATGGCTCGAACACAATCTTCAAG ATATGGAAGAAAAAGTTGAGTATACACTTAAGATCATAGATGAAGATGGAGACACTTTCGCCAGAAGAGCTGAGATGTATTACCGTAAGAGACCAGAGATTGTTAGTTTCGTGGAGGAGGCTTTTCGATCATACCGTGCATTAGCTGAACGCTATGATCATTTGTCTAGAGAGCTTCAAAGCGCAAACCGCACAATCGCCACTGCTTTTCCTGAACATGTTCAGTTTCCTCTGGAGGAAGATGAAACTGAAGATTACGAAGGGAATCCACGGAAACAACCGCATCTTCATCTGATTCCCAAGGGAAGCAACATCCCTCAAGTCCCGGAGATGCCAATGAAAGAATTCAGGAGTCAGTCTAtgatgttgtcaagaaaaggACCAGCTGGTCTGAAGAGAACAGTATCTTCCGCTTTAGCAAAGCGGGAAGCGGCGGTTTTGAGTTCTGGATTGAGTAAAGAAGAAGGGTTGGAGGAGATTGATAACCTTCAGAAGGGGATCTTGGCGTTGCAGACGGAGAAAGAGTTTGTGAGGAGCTCATATGAGGAGTCTTATGAGAGGTACTGGGATTTGGAGAATGAAGTTACTGAGATGCAGAAGAGAGTTTGTAGCTTACAAGATGAGTTTGGTCTTGGTGCTGCCATTGATGATAGTGACGCTAGGACATTGATGGCGAGCACCGCCTTGAGCTCTTGTAAGGACACACTAGCTAAGCTTGAAGAGAAACAGAAGCAATCTGTTGAAGAAGCAGAGATTGAGAAGGAAAGAATCACCACTGCTAAAGAGAGGTTTTATGCCTTGAGGAACAAGTTTGAGAAACCCGAAAGTGATGATCATGATAAGTTTATTAAGACAGAAGCAAAAGTAGATGTGGTTCAAGAATCGAGCTACGAATCTGAGAGAGAAGATTCAAATGAGAATCTAACTGTTGTGAAGCTTGCAGAGAAGATTGATGATCTTGTGCAGAAGATTGTTTCGTTGGAGAGCAATGCTTCGTCTCACACTGCATTAGTGAAGACATTAAGATCAGAGACAGATGGTTTACATGAACATATACGTGGTCTAGAGGAGGACAAGGCGTCTCTTGTTTCAGATTCCACGGATATGAAACAGAGGATAGCAGTTCTTGAAAAGGAGCTGAGTGAAGTTAGAAAGCTATTCCAAAAGGTAGAACATCAGAACAAGAGTCTACAGAAACAATTCAAGGAAGCCAATTGGACTGCTGATGATTTATCTGGCAAGTTACAAGATGTGAAGATGGATGAAGATGTCGAAGGAGCCGGAATTTTCCAGGAATTGCCAGCTGTTTCAGGATCAGAAGATTATCTGAAGTCAATCTCGAAGGAGACGGAAAGGGAAAGTAGTGTTGAAGACAGGAAGAAACATGCCATTGTAGTTAAAGATAGTGAAGACACTGAAGGAGCTCAAGAAGAGAGACCTGAGACTAAAGATTCCTTTGCTTTGTCAGAAACAGCAAGCACTTATTTTGGAACAGAAGGAGAAGAACTGGTAACAGAAGACGAAGATGAAGAGACACCAAACTGGAGACAGTTGTTACCAGATGGCATGGAGGACAGAGAGAAGGTTCTGTTAGATGATTACACATCAGTGCTAAGGGACTACAGAGGAGTAAAGAGAAAGTTAGGCGAAGTTGAGAAGAAGAACCGAGAAGGATTCTTCGAGCTGGCATTACAGTTAAGAGAACTCAAGAATGCTGTTGCTTACAAAGACGTAGAGATTCAGTCTTTACGCCAAAAACTAGGCACGCTAGAGAAAGACTCTCCGCATGAAGTAGAAGAAAATAACCAGATGGAACATGATCAAGGACAGCATGAAAGTGTGAGCATTTCACCAACTTCTAATTTTTCGGTTTCCACTACACCGCATCATCAAGTAGGAGAGGTGAAGAGAATACCAGAAAGGACAAATTCAGATGAGGTTAGGGTGAAATTTGCAGACGTTGATGATAGCCCGAGAACAAAGATTCCAGCTGTGGAAGACAAAGTGCGTGCAGATATCGACGCTGTCTTGGAAGAGAATCTAGAGTTCTGGTTAAGATTTAGCACATCGGTGCATCAGATACAGAAGTTCCAGACAACAGTTCAGGATTTGAAGTCAGAGCTAACGAAGCTGAAAATCGAAAGCAAACAACAGCAAGAATCTTCAAGAAGCAAGCACGCAGCTGCACCAGAGGCAAAACCTATCTATAGACACCTAAGAGAAATTCGAACAGAGCTGCAGTTGTGGCTAGAAAACAGTGCAGTTCTTAAAGACGAACTCCAAGGAAGGTTTGCATCGCTAGCTAATATACAAGAAGAAATCGGAAGAGTCACGGCTCACTCGGGTGGTAGTAAAGTAAGTGATTCAGAGATTAGCAGTTACCAAGCTGCAAAGTTCCATGGAGAGATACTTAACATGAAACAAGAGAACAAAAGGGTTTCAAGCGAACTTCAATCGGGTCTTGATCGTGTAAGAGTGTTGAAGGCAGACGTAGAGAGAATTCTAAGTAAACTGGAAGAGGATATTGGGATCTCAAGTGCAACAGAAGCAAGGACAACTCCGAGCAAGAGCTCTTCGAGTGGAAAAGCGAGGATTCCATTAAGGTCATTCTTGTTTGGTGTCAAGTTAAAGAAGCAGACAAAACAGAAGCAAGCTTCAGCATCTCTCTTCTCCTGTGTTAGTCCATTTCCAGCTCCGCAACAAGAGTCTAGTTAG
- the LOC106376681 gene encoding cell wall protein AWA1 isoform X1, whose translation MIDRKRKEFISEEDMATLLQRYDTMTILKLLQEMAYYAEPKMDWNEMLKKTSTGITNGRDYQLLWRHLAYRDSLLPVDDNALPLDDDSDMECELETSPAVNVDVVSEAVAHVKVIASSFVPSDLDIPEDSTFEAPLTINIPYGHRGPQEPSDSYWSSKGMNITFPISLQKAAEGHNGNGLASSVAARKKRKKWSAEEDEELIAAVKRHGEGSWVTISKEEFEGERTVSQLSQRWGFLRKRGDTSNSSTQSGLHRTEEQMAANRALSLAVGNRVPSKKAAVGIPPVRTSGTITGAQANGANNGNSLQGQQQSQPVVQATPRVATSIPTTKSRVPAKKTTANSTSRSALMVTANSVAAAACMSGLATTASVPKVEPVIKASPAAASFPRPSAISSALNAEPVKNASPSATSFPRPSGISSALNAERVKAASAASFPRPSGISSALNVVPVKTGPLGVISASKAEPFKTAPVAFLPRPSGTISAPNAEAVKAASAVSLPGPSSIISASKAEPVKSVAAAGPSNVRNAVTGSPRHVLSSSPMAPFSKGPTIQNNPSPGFASSRLAPTQRVPAANVIPQKPNAGAGVTATCKPVGVQTQGNRANPMVTPTLQSNKAISTNSVITTAKPVAAKVETPSLLPKHTQVPQTEVGSGTEKSSLAKPSEKESSTTVSPLVVAEAESKSKGEESKGKSPDVATVTGTEKKGS comes from the exons ATGATTGATAGGAAGAGGAAAGAGTTCATCAGTGAAGAAGACATGGCCACTCTTTTGCAaag ATATGACACCATGACGATACTGAAGTTGCTACAAGAGATGGCCTATTACGCTGAACCCAAGATGGACTGGAATGAGATGCTGAAGAAGACTAGTACTGGAATCACCAATGGTAGAGATTATCAGTTGCTATGGCGGCATCTTGCTTATCGAGACTCTCTTCTCCCCGTGGACGACAATGCTCTACCTTTG GATGATGATAGTGACATGGAGTGTGAGTTGGAAACTTCCCCTGCAGTCAATGTTGATGTAGTATCCGAAGCTGTTGCGCATGTGAAA GTGATTGCTTCTTCCTTTGTGCCAAGTGATTTAGACATTCCTGAAGACTCAACTTTTGAGGCTCCCTTGACCATAAATATACCTTATGGGCACAGGGGGCCTCAGGAACCATCAGACTCGTATTGGTCGTCTAAAGGGATGAATATCACCTTTCCTATTTCCCTTCAGAAAGCAGCTGAGGGACATAATGGAAATGGGCTAGCCAGTAGCGTGGCTGCTcgtaagaaaaggaaaaaatggTCAGCTGAGGAGGATGAGGAGCTGATCGCTGCTGTGAAACGACATGGTGAAGGAAGCTGGGTGACTATTTCTAAGGAAGAATTTGAAGGAGAGAGAACAGTCTCACAACTCTCGCAG CGGTGGGGATTTTTAAGGAAAAGGGGTGATACTTCAAACTCTTCTACCCAATCTGGCCTACACAGAACAGAAGAACAAATGGCAGCTAATCGTGCATTATCTTTGGCAGTGGGAAATCGAGTTCCCTCAAAAAAGGCTGCCGTAG GCATACCTCCAGTGCGTACATCCGGTACCATCACGGGAGCACAAGCCAATGGTGCCAACAATGGTAATTCATTGCAAGGTCAACAGCAGTCTCAGCCAGTAGTTCAAGCAACCCCCCGGGTAGCAACATCGATTCCAACTACAAAATCTCGAGTACCTGCAAAGAAAACAACAGCAAATTCCACTTCGAGATCAGCACTAATGGTAACAGCTAATTCAGTAGCTGCGGCAGCCTGTATGTCTGGCCTGGCAACTACTGCATCAGTGCCAAAGGTTGAGCCCGTAATAAAGGCTTCCCCTGCCGCAGCTTCTTTCCCTCGCCCATCAGCTATATCATCAGCACTGAATGCTGAACCCGTAAAGAATGCTTCCCCTTCTGCAACGTCTTTTCCTCGTCCATCTGGTATATCATCAGCACTGAATGCTGAGCGTGTAAAAGCCGCTTCTGCAGCCTCTTTCCCTCGTCCATCAGGTATATCATCAGCACTGAATGTTGTGCCTGTCAAAACCGGTCCATTAGGCGTTATATCAGCATCAAAGGCTGAGCCTTTTAAAACCGCTCCGGTAGCCTTTTTGCCGCGTCCGTCAGGTACTATATCAGCACCAAATGCTGAGGCTGTAAAAGCCGCTTCTGCGGTGTCTTTGCCTGGTCCGTCAAGTATTATATCAGCATCGAAGGCTGAGCCAGTAAAGAGTGTTGCTGCCGCCGGACCTTCGAATGTAAGGAATGCAGTTACAGGAAGCCCAAGACACGTGCTATCTTCTTCACCTATGGCTCCTTTCTCCAAAGGGCCTACAATCCAGAATAATCCATCTCCTGGTTTTGCGTCGTCAAGATTGGCCCCTACACAGAGAGTTCCTGCGGCTAATGTAATTCCACAAAAGCCAAATGCGGGAGCGGGAGTTACTGCTACTTGCAAGCCTGTTGGTGTGCAGACACAGGGAAACAGAGCAAACCCCATGGTTACACCAACACTTCAATCAAATAAAGCCATCTCAACGAACTCAGTGATTACCACAGCAAAACCGGTGGCTGCAAAGGTGGAGACTCCTAGTCTTTTGCCTAAGCATACCCAAGTACCTCAGACTGAAGTTGGTAGTGGTACCGAGAAAAGTTCGTTGGCTAAACCATCTGAAAAAGAGAGTAGTACCACGGTTTCACCGCTTGTGGTGGCTGAGGCTGAATCAAAATCCAAGGGTGAAGAAAGTAAAGGGAAAAGTCCGGATGTTGCAACCGTTACAGGGACCGAGAAGAAGGGGTCGTAG
- the LOC106376681 gene encoding cell wall protein AWA1 isoform X2, with the protein MAASCLSRLSSPRGRQCSTFGLLLDDDSDMECELETSPAVNVDVVSEAVAHVKVIASSFVPSDLDIPEDSTFEAPLTINIPYGHRGPQEPSDSYWSSKGMNITFPISLQKAAEGHNGNGLASSVAARKKRKKWSAEEDEELIAAVKRHGEGSWVTISKEEFEGERTVSQLSQRWGFLRKRGDTSNSSTQSGLHRTEEQMAANRALSLAVGNRVPSKKAAVGIPPVRTSGTITGAQANGANNGNSLQGQQQSQPVVQATPRVATSIPTTKSRVPAKKTTANSTSRSALMVTANSVAAAACMSGLATTASVPKVEPVIKASPAAASFPRPSAISSALNAEPVKNASPSATSFPRPSGISSALNAERVKAASAASFPRPSGISSALNVVPVKTGPLGVISASKAEPFKTAPVAFLPRPSGTISAPNAEAVKAASAVSLPGPSSIISASKAEPVKSVAAAGPSNVRNAVTGSPRHVLSSSPMAPFSKGPTIQNNPSPGFASSRLAPTQRVPAANVIPQKPNAGAGVTATCKPVGVQTQGNRANPMVTPTLQSNKAISTNSVITTAKPVAAKVETPSLLPKHTQVPQTEVGSGTEKSSLAKPSEKESSTTVSPLVVAEAESKSKGEESKGKSPDVATVTGTEKKGS; encoded by the exons ATGGCGGCATCTTGCTTATCGAGACTCTCTTCTCCCCGTGGACGACAATGCTCTACCTTTGGTCTCTTATTA GATGATGATAGTGACATGGAGTGTGAGTTGGAAACTTCCCCTGCAGTCAATGTTGATGTAGTATCCGAAGCTGTTGCGCATGTGAAA GTGATTGCTTCTTCCTTTGTGCCAAGTGATTTAGACATTCCTGAAGACTCAACTTTTGAGGCTCCCTTGACCATAAATATACCTTATGGGCACAGGGGGCCTCAGGAACCATCAGACTCGTATTGGTCGTCTAAAGGGATGAATATCACCTTTCCTATTTCCCTTCAGAAAGCAGCTGAGGGACATAATGGAAATGGGCTAGCCAGTAGCGTGGCTGCTcgtaagaaaaggaaaaaatggTCAGCTGAGGAGGATGAGGAGCTGATCGCTGCTGTGAAACGACATGGTGAAGGAAGCTGGGTGACTATTTCTAAGGAAGAATTTGAAGGAGAGAGAACAGTCTCACAACTCTCGCAG CGGTGGGGATTTTTAAGGAAAAGGGGTGATACTTCAAACTCTTCTACCCAATCTGGCCTACACAGAACAGAAGAACAAATGGCAGCTAATCGTGCATTATCTTTGGCAGTGGGAAATCGAGTTCCCTCAAAAAAGGCTGCCGTAG GCATACCTCCAGTGCGTACATCCGGTACCATCACGGGAGCACAAGCCAATGGTGCCAACAATGGTAATTCATTGCAAGGTCAACAGCAGTCTCAGCCAGTAGTTCAAGCAACCCCCCGGGTAGCAACATCGATTCCAACTACAAAATCTCGAGTACCTGCAAAGAAAACAACAGCAAATTCCACTTCGAGATCAGCACTAATGGTAACAGCTAATTCAGTAGCTGCGGCAGCCTGTATGTCTGGCCTGGCAACTACTGCATCAGTGCCAAAGGTTGAGCCCGTAATAAAGGCTTCCCCTGCCGCAGCTTCTTTCCCTCGCCCATCAGCTATATCATCAGCACTGAATGCTGAACCCGTAAAGAATGCTTCCCCTTCTGCAACGTCTTTTCCTCGTCCATCTGGTATATCATCAGCACTGAATGCTGAGCGTGTAAAAGCCGCTTCTGCAGCCTCTTTCCCTCGTCCATCAGGTATATCATCAGCACTGAATGTTGTGCCTGTCAAAACCGGTCCATTAGGCGTTATATCAGCATCAAAGGCTGAGCCTTTTAAAACCGCTCCGGTAGCCTTTTTGCCGCGTCCGTCAGGTACTATATCAGCACCAAATGCTGAGGCTGTAAAAGCCGCTTCTGCGGTGTCTTTGCCTGGTCCGTCAAGTATTATATCAGCATCGAAGGCTGAGCCAGTAAAGAGTGTTGCTGCCGCCGGACCTTCGAATGTAAGGAATGCAGTTACAGGAAGCCCAAGACACGTGCTATCTTCTTCACCTATGGCTCCTTTCTCCAAAGGGCCTACAATCCAGAATAATCCATCTCCTGGTTTTGCGTCGTCAAGATTGGCCCCTACACAGAGAGTTCCTGCGGCTAATGTAATTCCACAAAAGCCAAATGCGGGAGCGGGAGTTACTGCTACTTGCAAGCCTGTTGGTGTGCAGACACAGGGAAACAGAGCAAACCCCATGGTTACACCAACACTTCAATCAAATAAAGCCATCTCAACGAACTCAGTGATTACCACAGCAAAACCGGTGGCTGCAAAGGTGGAGACTCCTAGTCTTTTGCCTAAGCATACCCAAGTACCTCAGACTGAAGTTGGTAGTGGTACCGAGAAAAGTTCGTTGGCTAAACCATCTGAAAAAGAGAGTAGTACCACGGTTTCACCGCTTGTGGTGGCTGAGGCTGAATCAAAATCCAAGGGTGAAGAAAGTAAAGGGAAAAGTCCGGATGTTGCAACCGTTACAGGGACCGAGAAGAAGGGGTCGTAG